Genomic window (Deltaproteobacteria bacterium):
TCGCGCAGACGATTCAGCAGCGCCTGGTTCTTGCTGTTCGGCTCGCCGACCTGCAGGCAGGCGACGCCAGCGTCCTCGTACAGGGACACGTCGGCTTGATCGAGGATCTCGACGACGGTCGGCATCTCGAACGCGCGCCCCGCGCGCACGATCAGGTCGAGGCCGCGCCGCAGGGAGTCCTGATCCGACGAGCCGAGCCCTTCCCATCCGCTGTACGGGCTCGAGCGATACTTCACGACCCCGCCGCGGAGGCATTGCGCACCCGCCTCCTTCACCATGCGGGCCGCGTCCATGACCTGCCGCTCGCTCTCGACCGAGCACGGACCGGCGATCACGACGAGGTCCGGACCGCCCACGGTGACGCCTCCGATGTCGACAGGGACGTGGATCGGCTTCAGGGGATCGCCCTTCTGCGCCACGCGCTTGTAGGCGCGCGAGATCGGAATCAGCCGATCGACGCCCGGCATCTGCCCGAGCTCGTCGGATGGCAGGCGCGAAATGTCGCCGTACACCCCGATCAGCGTCACCTGCTCGCCGACCATCTTGCCCGTCGTGTACCCGAGGGCGTGAACCCGCGCCTCGACCGCCGCGATCTCGTCGGGCGTCGCGACGGTCTGCATCTTGATGATCATGCGCTGGATGGCGCCCGCCGGGCTCGGGACGTCGACGAAAAGGGATAGCGGCAATGCTCCGAAGGGTCAATGGAACGCATGGCTTGCGTTGTCGATCGACGCCGTCTACTCGTAGCGACGATGAAGCTTCGCGATGGCGAGATGCAACGTATCGCCACGTCGATCCTTGGGCGTTTGGAGAAGGCCGGCCTCTTGCGGATCGTGGCGAACCGCGCCGCCGTCGAGCAGCGCATCGCCTCCGCCTTCCGCGCCAACATCCGGGCCGAGGAGGACCTCGAGGTCG
Coding sequences:
- a CDS encoding 3-deoxy-7-phosphoheptulonate synthase (catalyzes the formation of 3-deoxy-D-arabino-hept-2-ulosonate 7-phosphate from phosphoenolpyruvate and D-erythrose 4-phosphate); translation: MPLSLFVDVPSPAGAIQRMIIKMQTVATPDEIAAVEARVHALGYTTGKMVGEQVTLIGVYGDISRLPSDELGQMPGVDRLIPISRAYKRVAQKGDPLKPIHVPVDIGGVTVGGPDLVVIAGPCSVESERQVMDAARMVKEAGAQCLRGGVVKYRSSPYSGWEGLGSSDQDSLRRGLDLIVRAGRAFEMPTVVEILDQADVSLYEDAGVACLQVGEPNSKNQALLNRLRDTKLPVIHKRGNSLDTEAYLLWVERVMATGKENVILCERGITSCNRYTRNTLDLGSVAAFHYQLSGLPVAIDASHGTGIRDLVFPLTLAGILAGASVVLVEAHPNPLIAKSDGMQGLFPEQLQGLVRAARETWLARARTDREYVPTVALQRTYEARMQADRARFFGEG
- a CDS encoding DUF507 family protein, with amino-acid sequence MKLRDGEMQRIATSILGRLEKAGLLRIVANRAAVEQRIASAFRANIRAEEDLEVEAVRFAESHSRELVGMDRHKVLQLVKERLAKERGFTL